In the Bacillus sp. HSf4 genome, AACTATAATGTTCTATACTGATGATAACGTTTTCAAGAAAGGACTTTTGGCTGTGAAAACTAACCAAACTAAACGCTATATTTTAAAACATCTTCGTATTTACAGTGAAAATGGAATGATAGAAAATGGATTTGTCCTGACAAATGGAGAAACAATTGAGGCTTGCGGATCAATGTCAGAGCTTCCCGAAGCTGCACAGACCGCTGAGCCGCTGACATTTCCGGAAAACTTTAAAGTGCTCCCCGGGATGATTGACGTTCATATTCACGGTGCAAACGGCGCGGATGTCATGGATGGAACGCCCGAAGCTTTAAACACGATGGCTGAAGCCCTTCCGAAAGAAGGGACGACAAGCTTTCTCGCAACAACGATGACCCAGGATGCAGCCAGCATCGAACAAGCCTTGGCAAATGTCAAACGCTATATGGAGTCAGACATTCGTCCGGGCACTGCCGAAGTTTTAGGGATTCATTTGGAAGGCCCTTTTATTTCAGAAAAGCGGTGCGGGGCCCAGCCGCCCGATGCCATCATTCCGCCTGACTTATCTTTATTCAAAGCATGGCAGGAGCTTTCAGGGAACCATATTAAACAGGTGACGATCGCGCCTGAGCTGGAAGGCTCTTTAGAGCTCATCTCTTATTTGAATAAAACCGGTGTTGTCGCTTCAGCCGGCCATTCTGATGCAGGGTTAAAGGAAATGGAGGCAGGGATCGAAGCGGGCTTATCACATGTCACCCATTTGTTCAACGGCATGCGGGGTCTGCACCACCGGGAGCCCGGGGTAGCGGGCAGCGCCCTTTTACATCGTGAATTGATCGCTGAGCTGATAGCAGACGGGATTCACGTCCACCCAGCCGTCATGAAACTGGCCTTCCGGCAAAAACAGAAAGAGGGCATCATTTTAATCACCGATGCGATGCGCGCAAAGTGTCTTAAGAATGGAACTTATACATTAGGCGGCCAGGAGGTGTTTGTAAAGGATGAGAAAGCCGTGCTTCAGAACGGCACATTGGCCGGCAGTATTTTGAAGATGGATCAGGCTGCCCGGAACATGATGGAATTCTCTGAATGTACACTGGAAGACATCGTCCATATGACAGCGGTGAACCCTGCCAAACAGCTTCAGATCTTCGACCGCAAAGGCAGCATCAAAAATGGAAAGGATGCCGATTTGATCGTTTTGAACGAAAAAAGCGAAGTTGTGATGACGCTGTGCAAAGGGGTTATCGCGTTCAACAAAAGGGAGGTTTAACCATGAATATCATTGAAGCTAAAGATTATCAGGATATGAGTCAAAAAGCCGCCCGATTCATCATCGACAAAGTGAATCGCTTCTCTGCACCCGTGCTTGGCCTTGCGACAGGAGGAACGCCTCTTGGGACGTATCAAACCTTGAGGGAAAATTTCGTGCGAAATGGAACGTCCTATAAGCATGTATACACTGTGAACCTGGATGAGTATGTCGGGATTTCACCTGATGATGAGAACAGCTATACGCGCTATATGAAAAACCAGCTGTTCGACCATATCGACGTTCCCCTAAGCCATACCTATTTGCCTGATGGCATGGCGGAAGATTTGGCCGTCGAATGCAGACGCTATGAGCAGTTGATCGAGCGGCTGGGAGGTGTTGACCTGCAATTGCTCGGCCTCGGCTTAAACGGTCACATCGGCTTTAATGAACCGGGGACACCGTTTTCGTCTCAAACACATGTCGTCACACTGACAGAATCAACGCGAAAAGCCAATGCCCGCTATTTCGATGATCTTTCGTCCGTCCCGTCCCAGGCTGTGACTATGGGTATTTCGACAATCATGAAAAGCAAACAGATTCTGCTGCTCGTTTCAGGGGCGAAAAAAGCCGGCATTCTGGCCAAACTGCTCAGTGAAGAACCGAGTGAAGACATCCCCGCTTCCATATTAAAAAAACACCAGGATGTCGTCATCATCGCTGACAGTGATGCGCTATCGATTGTGAAAGAAAGGGGTATGATCGATTGATAAAAAAAGATTCCCACATCCCCATCTACTACCAGATTGAAACTGAAATCAAAAAGATGGTCGAAACAAAAGACTTAAAGCTCGGGGACTTGATTCCTTCGGAAAGGGAGTTTGCCGAGAAATATGAAGTAAGCAGAATGACCGTCCGGCAAGCGGTCAACAACCTTGTCAACGAAGGCATCCTCGTACGGAAGCGGGGGAAAGGAACATTCATTGCCAAGCCGAAGATTGAGCAGCCTCTCAAAGGGTTGACAAGTTTTTCTGAAGACATGAAATCAAGAGGCATGACACCCGGCACGAACATGCTCGGATTCGGCATTATCGCTTGTGATCAGCGAACGGCGCACAAATTGGAGATCGCGGAAGGCTCACCCGTCTACGAAGTGAAACGGATCCGCCTTGCCGACGAAATTCCCATGGCATACGAAATCTCATATTTGCCGGCCGATTTGATAAAAGGTCTGACAGAGGATATTATGAGCGCCTCACTGTACGACTATGTTGAAAACACGCTGTCTCTCACCATCGACCGCGCGGCACAGACATTGGAGCCGTCTATCGCGACCCAGGCAGAAAGCGAACCGCTCGACATTGATGTGGGCGCGCCCGTTCTTTTGATTGAGCGATGCAGCTATTTGGAAGACGGCAGACCGTTTGAAATGGTGAAATCCGTCTACAGAGGCGACCGCTACAAATTCGTCATCGATATGAAGAGGAAAGAAACATGAAGAAGACAGAGGAAACCAATGAAAAAAGCAGAGCGCTCGATGAGATGAGCGCGTTGGAAATCGTCACTTTGATGAATGAAGAAGACCGTTCGCTTCCGGGCGCCATCAAGCCTCACCTCCCCCAAATTGCCGATGCCGCCGACGAAATTGTCAGCTGCCTGCAGAACGGCGGAAGGGTGTTTACAGCCGGAGCCGGTACAAGCGGCAGAATAGCTGTCCTTGACGCCGCGGAATTGCCGCCGACATTCTCCATCGATGAAAATCAGTGGGTCGGCCTTATCGCGGGGGGACATGAAGCAATGTGGAAGCCGCTTGAAGAAAATGAAGATGACCCGGAAAAGGTCGTCGCCGAATTGCAGGCGCATTCGTTTTCAAAAGACGATCTGTTCATCGGCGTGACGGCCAGCGGTTCAACTCCCTATGTCCTTGGCGCCTTATCCTATGCCAAAGAGATGGGGGCCGTCTCGGTATCGATCAGCTGCAATACAGGGACAGAAGCAGGCAAAAACAGCGCAATCGCGATTGAGGTGCAAACGGGACCTGAAATCATCCGCGGCTCAACCCGCCTCAAAGCCGGAACCGCGCAAAAAATGATTCTGAATATGCTGTCAACCGCTGCAATGGTGCGGCTCGGGCACGTTTATCAAAACGAGATGGTCAATATGAAATTGCTCAATCAAAAGCTGTCCAACCGGGCCATCAGCATATTAATGAATACAACCGGCGTCTCGCGGGAGGAAGCTTTGCAGGCTTTAAAAGAAAGCAGCTTCGACATTAAGGCTGCGATCTTTATCGTGCTGACAAACGGATCTTCGGAAGATGCCGGACGCTGTTTAGCCCATGTAAACGGCCATTTAAAAAAAGCAATTCACTATTATCGAAAGGGGTTTTAACAATGTTGGGATTTCTTCAAAACATCGGCCGCGCCCTGATGCTGCCGATCGCCGTTCTTCCTGCCGCGGGACTGCTCCTTGCCTTAGGAAGGGAAGACCTGTTTAACATTCCATTCATTGCCGCTTCAGGTCAGTCGATTCTCGATCAATTGCCGATCATCTTTGCGATAGGTGTCGCCATCGGCCTGTCAAAGGACGGACACGGCGCCGCCGCCCTATCCGGAGCCATCGGCTATTTTGTGCTGACAGGCGGCCTTGCAGCCATTAATGAAGACCTCAATATGGGGGTTCTCGGCGGGATCATCTCAGGCGTCGTCGCCGCCGTCATGTATAACCGCTTTAAAGATGCAAAACTGCCGGACTGGCTTGGATTTTTTGGCGGAAAACGCTGCGTTCCGATCATGACGGCCTTTTCTTCCATCATCCTCGCGGGCATTTTCGGGTTTGTCTGGATATACGCACAGCAAGCAATCGACGCCGTCGGCACCTGGATCATTCATGCTGGGGCATTAGGAGTCGGAATATTCGGTCTTTTGAACAGGCTGTTGCTTCCGCTCGGTCTCCATCATATTTTAAACAACATGGTTTGGATGGTCTTTGGCGAATTCGCCGGCAAAACGGGTGATATGAACCGCTTCTTTGCCGGAGATCCGAATGCGGGCGCATTTATGACCGGTTTCTTCCCGATCATGATGTTCGGTCTGCCAGCGGCGTGTCTTGCGATGATCGCCGCCGCTAAAAAACACCGCCGTAAAGCAACGGCCGGTTTATTAATCGGACTCGCGTTTACATCGTTTTTAACAGGGATAACAGAGCCAATTGAGTTTACATTCATGTTCCTGTCACCGCTCCTTTTCGGTATTCACGCCATTTTAACGGCTAGCGCGATGACCGTGACCAACATGCTCGGCATCCATCACGGCTTTACCTTTTCAGCGGGAACGATCGATTATCTCTTAAACTATGGAATCGCCACAAAACCGCTATTGCTGCTTCCGGTCGGACTGGTGTACGGTATCATCTATTTCATCATCTTTTACTTCTTAATTACAAAGCTGAATTTGAAAACACCGGGACGAGAAGATGAAACCGAGCAGGAGGCCGCGCCGGTGAGCGTGGAAACGGGGTCTTCCAAATACGAATCGCTTGCGGTCCAATACCTTGAAGCGCTGGGCGGAAAAGAAAACATCGACACATTGAACAATTGCGTCACCCGGCTGCGCCTTAAGATCCGCGACGCATCCAAATTGGATGAACAAACATTGAAAGCGCTGGGCGCCAAAGGCATCGTGAAGCTCAACCAGCACGAGCTCCAGGTCATCGTCGGCACAGATGTCGAGTTTTTGGCAAATGAAATGAGAAAACATACGGAATAAAAGAGAATCCCCTTCACTAGAAGGGGATTCTTTTTTACGATTGCTCTTTCACATGAACTTTCAGTGTCGCTTGAACTTCCGGATGCAGCTTCACCGGAACATTTGTATATCCTAACGAACGAATCGCATCGTTCAATTCAATTTTACGTTTGTCTATTTTTAATTGATGGGCCTTTTGGAGCGCATCGGCAATTTGTTTGCTTGTGACAGAACCGAAGAGACGGCCGCCTTCCCCGGATTTTGCGGAAAGCTCCACCGTAATGGTTTCAAGCTTTTTCTTCAGCTCCTGCGCTTGCTTTAATTCTTCAGCCGCTTCTTTTTTCTCTTTTTTCTTCTGTCCTTCAAGCGCGCTGATATTAGAAGATGTCGCCTCAACAGCAAGCCCTTTTTTGATCAGAAAATTATGAGCGTAACCATCCGCTACATTTTTCACTTCGCCTTTTTTCCCTTTGCCTTTAACATCCTGTAAGAAAATTACCTTCATTTTTGAATGCCTCCTTCAAAATACTCGTCTATCGCTTCCTTGAGGCGGCTGAGCGTCTCCTCAACAGAGATATCCGTCAGCTGTGTGGCGGCGTTTGTTAAATGCCCTCCGCCTTCAAGAGCCTCCATGATGATTTGAACATTCACTTCGCCAAGCGATCTGGCGCTGATGCATACCGTGCTGTCATCCCTTCTCGCTACAGCGAAGGAAGCTTCCACATCACTCATGGAAAGAAGGGAATCCGCGGCTTGCGCAATGATGACCTGGTCAAAATATTCGTCCGCCTCACCGTTCGGCAGAGACGCGATGGCGATGCCGTTTTTATAAAAAGACGTGTGCTGAATGAGCCTCGCCCTTTTAATAAAATGATCAGCTGTTTCTTTTAAAAACTTTTGCACCAATACGGTGTCAGCCCCCTTCGCACGGAGGTATGACGCCGCATCGAATGTACGGGAACCGGTGCGCAGCGAGAAGCTTTTCGTATCCACAATAATTCCCGCCAGCAGCGCGGTCGCTTCGATCATATTGATTTTCAGGCGCTTCGGCTGGTATTCAAGAAGCTCTGTCACAAGTTCTGCCGTAGATGAAGCATACGGCTCCATATAAACAAGCAGCGGGTCTTTAATAAACTCTTCCCCTCTTCTATGATGATCGATCACGACGACATTTTCAATTTTATTGACCAGCCTTTCTTCGATGACAAATGAAGGCCTATGTGTGTCAACAACGACAAGAAGCGTGTCATCGTTAGCGATCTCCAGCGCCTCTTCCGGCGTTATAAAGCGTGACCAGAGGTCTTCGTATTTTTTGATTTCCTCAATCAAACGCTGGACGCTGGCGCCTATCTGACCGGGGTCGATGACGACAAATCCGTCTTTTCCATTGGCCTGTGCGACTTTTAAAATCCCGATGGCTGAACCGATCGAATCCATATCGGGAAACTGGTGCCCCATGATGATCACATTGCTGCTTTCAGAGACGATTTCCTTGAGAGCGTGTGAAATGACTCTGGCCCTGACGCGCGTGCGTTTTTCCATCGGATTTGTTTTCCCGCCATAAAACTTCACTTTTCCGTTTGGCTGTTTGATCGCCACCTGGTCCCCTCCGCGTCCGAGCGCCAAGTCAAGGCTTGATTGCGCTAAATCGCCAAGCTCCTTCAAAGATGCAACAGATGCACCAATCCCGATGCTCAGTGTCAGTGAAATTGTATGAACGGACGTTTTTTCGCGGACTTCATCCAGAATCGAAAACTTCGATGCTTCCAGCTCGCTTAAAATATGCTCATTCAAAACACCGATAAACCGCTCGGAAGATACCCTTTTCAGGAAGATCCCGTACTGCTTAGCCCATTGATTCAGAAGGGATGTCACTTCACTGTTCATCGTGCTTCTCGTCTGATCATCAAGCCCTTGTGTCACATCATCATAATTGTCTAAAAATATGTAGGCGAGAACCGTTCTTTCATTCTCATATTGCTTTTCAATCTGTATTTGCTCTGTGACATCAAAGAAATACAGCAGCTTTTCTTCTCTTTTGATGACAACGTTGAATTTACGGTCATTCAGCGTAATCGTTTCTGTATCCACTTCCTGCTTAATCAAAGGAACGACAGACTCGCAGGTATCGTAAAGAGAACGCCCGACAAGCGTGCTTTCATTAAAACAAGACGCCATAAACGGATTGGCCCATTCGATGTAGTATTGATCATTAAAGAGCATGATCCCGATCGGCATTTCCAGAAGCGCCTCTTCTCCGACTTTTTTCAGCCGGTAAGACAAAGTGGATATATAGTCGTCCAGCTCTTTTCTGATTTGAGAGTCGGCGCGTTTTAAAAAGTATAAAATGACGCCAAGAATCAAGATGCCGGCCGCTCCTGCCATCCAATTAAAATAAAGGTTGATGAGGACAGAAATGATTGTGACGATAATTAATGAATAAATGGGATATCGAAATAACGGTTTTTCATAAAAATTTGGCACTCAAATCAACTCCTCACCATGGAGAGAACATTTACTTTTTTTTAATTTTCTCTCTCAAGTTAAAACCTATGTCCATTATACCTAAGATGCGTACAAGGTACACCAAGGGTGAAAACAGCGCAATAATCAAAAAAATAACCGGCAGAACCGTTGGCATCTTCTTCGCGTGGCAAAAATAAAACACAAATGAAAAGCCTTGGATGGCCATGATGAATCCCAGGAGCATACTCGCATTTAATAAAATGGAATAGAACACGCTTCCCTCTTCAGCAGGAGCGAGCGAAAGAAGAATCGTCAGCAAGTAGACCCAGATGATGCTTTGCGGAAGCCTCAGCTCCCTAAACGGTTTTAAAGACGGCATCTTCACTGCGGTACGCCGAAGGATCGGTTTTGCAATCAGATGATTCAAAAAAGCGGCAATGCCGGAAAACATCACAATCATCGTCGGATATAAATAGCGCATCTGCTGCAACTGTTCCTTCATTTGCTCCATCTGTTTTACCGTCTCTTTATCATTTCCAAACTGTTTTAAACTCGATTCAAACATGTTGAATGTTTCATTATATGTTTGATTAGCCGTTTCTATTAAGTTTAACCCGAAAAATTGAATGCTGACGAAAAGCAGCAGAACCATTGAAACCATGTATGTAACAGCTGCTGAAGTAATCGCATATCCGGGCTCTTTTTTCCTATAGTGAAAGCCCATCATAATTCCGGCAGCACTGACCGGAAATGCCAGAATCAGGCCGCTCAAAGAACCGGCCACCATAGAAACCGGCAAACTGACAAGGCCCATGAAAAGGCCGGGCTTCACCCCATGCCTGATCGTCAGCATCATCACAGGCAACGGCAATGCAAATAAGAGAAACGTTCCGATTAACGGAATATAGAGGCTGATCATCATCAAAACGGCAAAAAGACTGAGCAGTATAGCGCCTTCTACCAAAGCTCTTGTTTGTTTCACTTGTCCACCTCGTATTTTTTGTTTTCATGAATCAAAAAGAGCAGCATAAACGACTGCTCTTTTTTACGTCGCATTTCCGTTTTCAATCAAACGAAGCATGAGCAGGTACTCGACCTTCTCTCACTGTTTCTTTATTTTAACATAAGGGCAAATCTCAAGTAAAACGATCCCAAGACACAGATGTCTGCTGTCATACCCACTGTTGTTCCATGTGAAACATCCAATATATTGGGACCTCGTTGCCGCTTCACGAACCATTTTCCCGCTTTGGGCATATGTTACCTTTGAAAAAACGCGGAGGAGAATCGATATGAATACAAAAACATTGGCTTGGCATGAAACAATGGAATTGCATGAATTGATTGCAGCCCAGTCGGTTGGCTTGGTAAAGCTGAAGAAAAGCCTTAAAAAGATCAGTGATCCCCAATTAAAACAGCTATACAGCACATCTGCAAAAGCGCTGGAACAGAATTTAAGAGAACTGCTTCCCTTTTTGCCCAAGACACCGGCTTTTCAGCGGGAAGAAGAACGGGCGGACGTCTATTTTGAAGCAGGAGATTTATTAGTCTTAGCGAAAACGACCGTTCGGAACTATGCGATTGCCATTACGGAAACGGCAACCCCTGAGCTGCGCAGAGTGCTGGTGAAACAAATCAACGCGGCCATCAAACTGCATGAACAAGTATTTAATTATATGTACCATAAAGGATTGTACCCATCCTACAACCTTGTGGAGCTCTTGAAAGGCGATGCCATGCACGCGCAAAAAGCGATCTCGATGCGTTAAAAAGCCGGCAAGGATTGATCCCTGCCGACTTTCTCATCATGTTCTGCTATTTCACGATTAAAACGGGGCATTTCACCCTTTTGGCGACTTTATGGCTGACACTTCCGAGTACCATTTCTTGCAACGTGTTCAGCCCCCTGCTTCC is a window encoding:
- the nagA gene encoding N-acetylglucosamine-6-phosphate deacetylase, translated to MFYTDDNVFKKGLLAVKTNQTKRYILKHLRIYSENGMIENGFVLTNGETIEACGSMSELPEAAQTAEPLTFPENFKVLPGMIDVHIHGANGADVMDGTPEALNTMAEALPKEGTTSFLATTMTQDAASIEQALANVKRYMESDIRPGTAEVLGIHLEGPFISEKRCGAQPPDAIIPPDLSLFKAWQELSGNHIKQVTIAPELEGSLELISYLNKTGVVASAGHSDAGLKEMEAGIEAGLSHVTHLFNGMRGLHHREPGVAGSALLHRELIAELIADGIHVHPAVMKLAFRQKQKEGIILITDAMRAKCLKNGTYTLGGQEVFVKDEKAVLQNGTLAGSILKMDQAARNMMEFSECTLEDIVHMTAVNPAKQLQIFDRKGSIKNGKDADLIVLNEKSEVVMTLCKGVIAFNKREV
- the nagB gene encoding glucosamine-6-phosphate deaminase; translated protein: MNIIEAKDYQDMSQKAARFIIDKVNRFSAPVLGLATGGTPLGTYQTLRENFVRNGTSYKHVYTVNLDEYVGISPDDENSYTRYMKNQLFDHIDVPLSHTYLPDGMAEDLAVECRRYEQLIERLGGVDLQLLGLGLNGHIGFNEPGTPFSSQTHVVTLTESTRKANARYFDDLSSVPSQAVTMGISTIMKSKQILLLVSGAKKAGILAKLLSEEPSEDIPASILKKHQDVVIIADSDALSIVKERGMID
- a CDS encoding GntR family transcriptional regulator, encoding MIKKDSHIPIYYQIETEIKKMVETKDLKLGDLIPSEREFAEKYEVSRMTVRQAVNNLVNEGILVRKRGKGTFIAKPKIEQPLKGLTSFSEDMKSRGMTPGTNMLGFGIIACDQRTAHKLEIAEGSPVYEVKRIRLADEIPMAYEISYLPADLIKGLTEDIMSASLYDYVENTLSLTIDRAAQTLEPSIATQAESEPLDIDVGAPVLLIERCSYLEDGRPFEMVKSVYRGDRYKFVIDMKRKET
- the murQ gene encoding N-acetylmuramic acid 6-phosphate etherase; translation: MKKTEETNEKSRALDEMSALEIVTLMNEEDRSLPGAIKPHLPQIADAADEIVSCLQNGGRVFTAGAGTSGRIAVLDAAELPPTFSIDENQWVGLIAGGHEAMWKPLEENEDDPEKVVAELQAHSFSKDDLFIGVTASGSTPYVLGALSYAKEMGAVSVSISCNTGTEAGKNSAIAIEVQTGPEIIRGSTRLKAGTAQKMILNMLSTAAMVRLGHVYQNEMVNMKLLNQKLSNRAISILMNTTGVSREEALQALKESSFDIKAAIFIVLTNGSSEDAGRCLAHVNGHLKKAIHYYRKGF
- the nagE gene encoding N-acetylglucosamine-specific PTS transporter subunit IIBC; translation: MLGFLQNIGRALMLPIAVLPAAGLLLALGREDLFNIPFIAASGQSILDQLPIIFAIGVAIGLSKDGHGAAALSGAIGYFVLTGGLAAINEDLNMGVLGGIISGVVAAVMYNRFKDAKLPDWLGFFGGKRCVPIMTAFSSIILAGIFGFVWIYAQQAIDAVGTWIIHAGALGVGIFGLLNRLLLPLGLHHILNNMVWMVFGEFAGKTGDMNRFFAGDPNAGAFMTGFFPIMMFGLPAACLAMIAAAKKHRRKATAGLLIGLAFTSFLTGITEPIEFTFMFLSPLLFGIHAILTASAMTVTNMLGIHHGFTFSAGTIDYLLNYGIATKPLLLLPVGLVYGIIYFIIFYFLITKLNLKTPGREDETEQEAAPVSVETGSSKYESLAVQYLEALGGKENIDTLNNCVTRLRLKIRDASKLDEQTLKALGAKGIVKLNQHELQVIVGTDVEFLANEMRKHTE
- the rplI gene encoding 50S ribosomal protein L9, whose product is MKVIFLQDVKGKGKKGEVKNVADGYAHNFLIKKGLAVEATSSNISALEGQKKKEKKEAAEELKQAQELKKKLETITVELSAKSGEGGRLFGSVTSKQIADALQKAHQLKIDKRKIELNDAIRSLGYTNVPVKLHPEVQATLKVHVKEQS
- a CDS encoding DHH family phosphoesterase, with translation MPNFYEKPLFRYPIYSLIIVTIISVLINLYFNWMAGAAGILILGVILYFLKRADSQIRKELDDYISTLSYRLKKVGEEALLEMPIGIMLFNDQYYIEWANPFMASCFNESTLVGRSLYDTCESVVPLIKQEVDTETITLNDRKFNVVIKREEKLLYFFDVTEQIQIEKQYENERTVLAYIFLDNYDDVTQGLDDQTRSTMNSEVTSLLNQWAKQYGIFLKRVSSERFIGVLNEHILSELEASKFSILDEVREKTSVHTISLTLSIGIGASVASLKELGDLAQSSLDLALGRGGDQVAIKQPNGKVKFYGGKTNPMEKRTRVRARVISHALKEIVSESSNVIIMGHQFPDMDSIGSAIGILKVAQANGKDGFVVIDPGQIGASVQRLIEEIKKYEDLWSRFITPEEALEIANDDTLLVVVDTHRPSFVIEERLVNKIENVVVIDHHRRGEEFIKDPLLVYMEPYASSTAELVTELLEYQPKRLKINMIEATALLAGIIVDTKSFSLRTGSRTFDAASYLRAKGADTVLVQKFLKETADHFIKRARLIQHTSFYKNGIAIASLPNGEADEYFDQVIIAQAADSLLSMSDVEASFAVARRDDSTVCISARSLGEVNVQIIMEALEGGGHLTNAATQLTDISVEETLSRLKEAIDEYFEGGIQK
- a CDS encoding YybS family protein yields the protein MKQTRALVEGAILLSLFAVLMMISLYIPLIGTFLLFALPLPVMMLTIRHGVKPGLFMGLVSLPVSMVAGSLSGLILAFPVSAAGIMMGFHYRKKEPGYAITSAAVTYMVSMVLLLFVSIQFFGLNLIETANQTYNETFNMFESSLKQFGNDKETVKQMEQMKEQLQQMRYLYPTMIVMFSGIAAFLNHLIAKPILRRTAVKMPSLKPFRELRLPQSIIWVYLLTILLSLAPAEEGSVFYSILLNASMLLGFIMAIQGFSFVFYFCHAKKMPTVLPVIFLIIALFSPLVYLVRILGIMDIGFNLREKIKKK
- a CDS encoding spore coat protein, giving the protein MNTKTLAWHETMELHELIAAQSVGLVKLKKSLKKISDPQLKQLYSTSAKALEQNLRELLPFLPKTPAFQREEERADVYFEAGDLLVLAKTTVRNYAIAITETATPELRRVLVKQINAAIKLHEQVFNYMYHKGLYPSYNLVELLKGDAMHAQKAISMR